In the genome of Pongo pygmaeus isolate AG05252 chromosome 9, NHGRI_mPonPyg2-v2.0_pri, whole genome shotgun sequence, one region contains:
- the LOC129008719 gene encoding putative tripartite motif-containing protein 64B — MDSDTLQTFQRELCCFICRNYLMDPVTIDCGHSFCRPCLCLLWEEGQAPTGCPVCGKIPQKTDFNTNIVLKKLASLARQHRPHNINSSEKQICVLHEEEKGLFCEAEERLLCGPCSESPEHEAYGHRPIGWAAEECREKLLKKMDPLWRSTQEMQNNLNQEISKIHSLTDYVALRKGMIRYQYQKLRQFLLEEEQRHLETMDREAEEIVRQLQDSEVRITQHIKKTKDMYRELWEMCHMPDVKLLQDLENILERTELVQMEKPQPVNPELTSWHITGALDMLNKFRVDDLLSKEKASHYMSLSEDVRNVIFGDDHDGAPGESQRAENFAAWGAQAFSSGRHYWEVDVTHSSNWILGVCKDSRTANTNHIPAFEEAFFLFSSKRNNLYSLSNIFLPLTHYVQRPLGRVGVFLDYDNTVVSFYDVSKGSLIYSFFPSSLSSLLTPFFCFGSP; from the exons ATGGATTCAGACACACTGCAAACCTTCCAGAGGGAACTCTGTTGCTTTATCTGCAGGAACTACTTAATGGACCCTGTCACCATTGACTGTGGGCATAGCTTTTGCAGGCCCTGCCTTTGTCTACTCTGGGAGGAAGGCCAAGCTCCAACGGGCTGTCCTGTGTGTGGGAAAATCCCCCAGAAGACTGACTTCAACACCAATATTGTTCTCAAGAAGTTGGCTTCTCTTGCAAGGCAGCACAGACCTCACAACATCAACAGCTCAGAGAAGCAGATCTGTGTGCTACATGAAGAGGAAAAGGGGCTCTTCTGTGAGGCAGAGGAGAGACTCCTCTGTGGGCCCTGCTCTGAGTCACCAGAGCATGAGGCTTATGGCCACAGACCAATAGGATGGGCTGCTGAGGAGTGCAGG GAGAAACTTCTAAAGAAAATGGATCCTTTATGGAGGAGCACTCAAGAAATGCAAAACAATCTAAATCAGGAAATTAGCAAAATCCATTCATTAACG GACTATGTGGCCCTCAGGAAAGGGATGATCAGATATCAATATCAGAAGTTGCGCCAATTTCTCCTGGAGGAGGAGCAGCGCCATCTGGAGACAATGGACAGAGAAGCAGAAGAGATTGTTCGACAACTCCAAGACAGTGAAGTAAGAATAACCCAACATATAAAAAAGACGAAAGACATGTACAGAGAGCTGTGGGAGATGTGCCACATGCCTGATGTGAAGCTGCTCCAG GACTTGGAAAACATACTGGAACG GACAGAGTTGGTGCAAATGGAAAAGCCCCAGCCAGTGAACCCAGAACTCACTTCCTGGCACATCACTGGAGCGCTAGATATGCTCAACAAATTCAGAG TGGATGATCTTCTGAGTAAGGAAAAGGCGAGTCACTATATGAGCCTTTCTGAGGATGTCAGAAATGTGATATTTGGAGATGACCATGATGGTGCACCTGGGGAGTCCCAGAGAGCAGAGAACTTTGCAGCATGGGGAGCTCAGGCCTTCTCCTCCGGCAGGCATTACTGGGAAGTGGATGTAACCCACTCCTCCAACTGGATTCTGGGAGTCTGTAAAGATTCCAGGACAGCAAACACAAATCACATTCCTGCTTTTGAGGaagcattttttctattttcttcaaagaGAAACAACCTCTATAGCCTCTCCAACATCTTTCTTCCCTTAACTCACTATGTGCAAAGACCTTTGGGCCGGGTTGGGGTGTTTCTGGATTATGACAACACAGTTGTGAGCTTTTATGATGTTTCAAAAGGTTCCCTCATATACAgctttttcccttcctctttgTCTTCCCTTTTGacacctttcttttgttttggttcCCCATGA